The Achromobacter deleyi region GACACCGCGCGCATGTACGACACCGCCCAATTGCAGCGCACCGAGTTCTATGCGGACTTCATGGCCAAGCACAGCATGGCGCAGTTGCTGTCACTGGTCATCGAGTCCAATGCGGTGCTGCGCGCCGCCATCGGCTTTCAACGCGCGTCCGTCGACCCCAAGGCCAGCGACCGCCTCCAATCCGGCGACTATGCCCAGTATTTCCGCGCGCTGCGCAGCCAGCTTGCGCAGCGCGAAAAAAACCAGGCCATCGGCTGGAAGTCCGTGGAAGGCGCCTTCTCGGAAGTGCATGAAGCCGTCCTGCTGATCAGCAAGGACTCCATGGTCGACAAAATGTCCAGCCTCGCCGTCGGCTACCTCGACGATGCCCACGGGTGGACGGTCCGCGGCGGCAAGCTCCGTCATGCCGACCACAAGGTGCAGAGACTGTTCGACGCCTATTGCGCGGCGGTATCCAGGGATGCGCAGATGCGCTCGCTGGCCACGGCGTCCGGCTGGGGAGAACTTTTCTGGATCGACATCAGCGTCGCGCCGGAGACGCTGAGCCTCATCGGCGGACGCATGCTGCTGGTGCGCATGCGCAAGAAAAGCGCATTCGCCATGCCCGACATTGCCAAGCTGGAATCCGTGTTCTCCATCACCCATGCCGAGGCCGCCGTCCTGGCCGGCCTGGTCACCGGGCACAGCGTCGAAGAGGTCGCGACGCTGCGCCAGGCGTCAGTGCTTACCGTGCGCAAGCAGGTGGCATCCCTGCTGAACAAAATGGAGTGCAGCCGCCAATCCGAACTGGTCAGGCTGGCATCGCTGCTGTAGGAAAAACGCTTACAACTTGAACGTACTCAATTTTGAGTATGTGGCCTGCACCCATGCGGCCCTACGATGACCACGAAGGCATGAGACCAGGGCAGCGGCACGTCCGTCGGGTTTACAACCCGGCCTGCGCCACCCGCAGCAGAGGGCCGCGGCACAAGAGCCTGGATTCGCTCACCAAGAACACGACTACGCCATTCCGGTCACGCAGCTGCCCTCGGCCCAGGCCGCGCCGCGGCGCGCCCCGAGGACACCGGCCCCAATGCTGCGCTCACATCCGTCATCAAGGAGCAACTCATGAAGCCTGTCCTACCGTTCCGCGCCCTTATCCCGGTCGCGCTGGCGGCTTTCGCGCTGCTGTCCAGCCCGGCCAGCGCACAGCCGGCCGCCGCTTCTGCCCCCACCACCGCCGCGCCGTCGCCCAATGTCACCCTCACCCGTGCGGACGTCGAGCGCGACCTGGCCGCCTGGAAGGACTCCGGCGTCGAAAGACAATGGAGTGGCGACGAAAGTCCGGACATCAACAGCCCGGAATATGTCGCCGATTACAGGAAATATGTAAGCACCGTGCGGCCGGGCGACATGTCCCAGCCGGCGTCCCAATCGCAATCTCCTTCGGGATCGCAACGCCGGTGGTGAAGCATGGCGCATGACAAACGCCGCAACCCGGGGCGCAGGAGATGAGCCAGGCCTCGCTCCCGCGCCCCGGAATCATTTCTTGAGCATTGCCTGTCCGTCACGCGCTCCCCATTCAGCAAGGCGATAATCGCTGGATGACCGCTCCCAATCACGCCCAGACACTCAAGAAGCTTGCCGCCGACACCCTGGTCCAGACGCTGGACGAAGACCTGTCCCGTCTGCTGACCCGAACCATGGCGCTCGCCCGGCATGACCCCGCCATCGCCGCCAATCCGGGCGCCAGCGCCTTGCCACAAGTGCTGCGCCGCTGGAACTGCGTACTGCAGGCCGGCGACGACGCGGCTTCGCCGCTCTACCGCCATAAGACCGCGGTGGCCCTGGCCATCCTGCTGCACAAGTACGGCATCGCCGACGCGGCCCTCACCGCCCTCGCTGACGCCGGCATGGACGCGCTCAACCACGCCGTAGCCCTGAGCGACGACTTTTATCGCAAGACCAGCGACATCAAGAGGGCCTTCCTGCACACCCCGCCCACGCCGCTCAAGCGCGCGCCAGGCCAGCCCGACAGCCTGACGTTCTACCGCGCCGGCGACGTGGTGTCCTATCAGCTGGACGGCCGCTACCATGCCGCCTACGTGCACCGCTGCGCCCGGACCAACGAAAGCCCCGTCATCGAGTTCTACGACGCGCGCTTCGACCACGTGCCGGCAATTGAAGAACTGCAGGGCAAGGCAGCCAAGGGGCGCCGGTTCAACGACGGCAGCATTCGCATCGAGCATCTTTCCGTCGCCGGCATGAAATTCATGCCGGATCCGGCCGGGCAGATCGTGCTGATCAAGGCCTGCGTCGAGACGCCTCCGGACAACAGCCACCTGGGCGATCCCGTCGGCCTGTATGTGGTGTCGGATATCTTTGAGATGCAGGAAAGCGTGGACAGGATGTTTGGACGAGACTGACGGCAGGCCGGCCTTTTTGCGCCGCGCTTTGAATTATGGCTTCGCCGACGGAAAGAACCGATGTCACTTCATCGGTTTCAATTTCATTGATTCCTGATCAATCTACGGATGGCGCAAAGAATATAAAAAATAATAATCCCGGCATTCCATCCCGCGAGTTCACGCCATTCCCTCCACGAATTCAGTATTTCTATTTTTGAATATAAGTACTTTTCTGGTGCTTTCATAAGTATCCGTTGAATAGAATCCGCGCACTTTTACTTGTGCCCATTTCAACGGAGTTACGCACATGACTCAGCAGCACCTGGCGGCCGCGCCGACATCCGGCCCGGCCGCCCCCTCGTCTCCGCAACCGCCCCCCGCGCATGACGCACCCGTCTTGCAGGTCGCCCCTGTGCAATTCAACGGCGTAGCGCGCGACTTTTTCGGCGTCTGGTTCGTCAACCTCCTGCTGACCATCGTCACGCTGGGCATCTGGTCCGCCTGGGCCACGGTGCGCACCAACCGGTGGTTCTACGGCAACACCGTGATCAAGAGCCACGCCTTCGAATACCACGCCACGCCGCTGCAGATCCTGAAAGGCCGGCTGATCGCCGTGGCGCTGATCGCCCTCATCGCCGCGGTCAGCTACGTTGCACCTATGCTCGAACTATTCATCCTCGTGGCGCTCGCCTTCGCCATGCCCTGGGCCATCAACGCAGGCCTGCGCTTCAGCGCCTGCATGACCTCCTGGAGCAATGTACGCTTCGACTTTCACGGCAGTTACTGGCGCGCCTTTGGCGTGTTCCTGCTCATGCCGATCGCGGCCATGCTCACACTGGGGCTGCTTGCGCCGGTGCACTCAAAGCTGCTGGGACGCTATCTGGCCGACGGCTACCGTTACGGCGGCTTCTCCTTCGCCTGCGCCCCCCGACTGAGCACGCTCTATCGCGCCCTGGGCCGCACCGCAGCGCTGGTGATCGGCATCGCCGCGCCCGGGTTGCTGGCAACCTATCTGATGTGCGTCTCCGCGGGAATCCCTTTCCACATACATTCCCTGCTATTGGCATTCGTTCTGGGCAAAGGGCACATCGTGTTGCCCTCCATCGTGAGCGTGTACGCCGCGGTGTTCTTCGGTGGCATCCATTACGGCGCTTGCGTGCGCAACGAGCTTTACAACCGAACGACCATCCAGGGCGGCCATCGCCTGCAAAGCCGGCTTTCGCCCATGCGCTATGCCTGGATCCTGGCCTCCGGCTTCCTGGTCACCGCCATCACGCTGACCCTGGCCTATCCCTGGGCGCGCGTCCGCCAGTACCGCTATCTTGCACAAAGCGTCACGCTGCTGGCAGCGCCCGGTTTGGACGAATTCATATCGCAACAACGACACGCCCCAAGCAGCTTCGGCGGCGAATTCAGCGAGCTCGAAGGCTTTGCCAGCGCCTCGTCCATCTGAACCTGGCGCCATCCGCGGCCGGCTCTTCCGAGCCGCTGCGGCTGCCCACCGCCCCGCCACGCTGACACAGCTGCCCGACGGTACGCTGCTGTTGCTTGATGACGAAACACCGCAGCTGCTGATGCCCCGCTCCCTGCGCTGGTCAAGCCGCATAGGAACGACTCCTCGCCGCGCGACGCTGCCGGACGGGAGCGTTTTCGAGACCACCGACAATGATCAGGTCGACCGCCTGGACCACGGCCTGGGCCGCCGCAGCGCCGGCCGCCTGCACCGCCTGGAACACATCCGCGCTCACTGGCTCGCGCTGACCGCGGCGTCCGTGCTGGTCTTCTTCGTCGGCCTGCGCTGGGTCATTCCCTGGCTGGGCGACACAGCGGCCACATTTGTTCCGCACGCCGTCGAGGCACACATTGGCGCAGGCGTCATGGACACCTTGGACCGCATGATGTTTCGTCCCTCCGCCCTGCCCCTCGCAACGCGGCAAGCAGTCCAGTCCGTGTTCAACGACCTGGCGGCACACGCGGATGATCCCTCAGGCAGCCTCCGGCTGGCGTTCCGCGAAGGCGGCCGCTTAGTCGGCGCCAACGCGCTGGCGCTGCCTGGTGGCCAGATCGTCGTCACCGATGAACTGGTCAAGCTGGCGGAGTCCCCAGACACGCTGGCAGGCGTGCTGGCGCACGAGATCGGGCACGTCGAGCACCGGCACGGCATACGAAGGCTGGGCCGTGTCGCCGGCCTGTCGGTGGTGGTCATGCTCATGACCGGCGATGTCGCCAGCATGACGCACGATATCGGAGCACTCGGCGCAGGCCTGCTCGACCTGTCGTACTCGCGCGGCTTCGAACGGGAAGCCGACGCGCGCGGCGTCACCCTGACGCGCCTGGCTGGTAAAGATCCCGAGTCGCTAGCCGTGCTGCTGGAACGATTGAGCGCGGGGTCGAAAGACATCGGCGAAGGGCCCTCCTGGCTTTCCTCGCATCCCCGCACCGAGGAACGCGTCCGGCAGATCCGGCAAGCGCGCTGAATGACGGTAGCGTCCTGCCGCGGCGGCTGCGCCTTCCACGGACTGCCGTCCCGCCGGCGCAACTTCAAGCCAGATACATCGCCACCTCTGCAGGCGTCAGATAACGCTTGAAGGTCATGGCCGGCTGCTGCGCTTCGTGGATGATGCCGTTGAACCCGGACCAATTGCGCTTCGTGCCCTCTTCCGTCTCCAGCGCAATCAACACCCGCTTGCCATGCTTGGACATATTGTGGCGCAACGCCGCCTCGC contains the following coding sequences:
- a CDS encoding helix-turn-helix transcriptional regulator, whose protein sequence is MPDHHIVLRRAIEAVDHLTDPEPPWQDILRTARDLVGADSGTLIVFDARNKLLTLSAIGFSDACFADYQGHYYSCDILEQDSRHAPAGTWLDTARMYDTAQLQRTEFYADFMAKHSMAQLLSLVIESNAVLRAAIGFQRASVDPKASDRLQSGDYAQYFRALRSQLAQREKNQAIGWKSVEGAFSEVHEAVLLISKDSMVDKMSSLAVGYLDDAHGWTVRGGKLRHADHKVQRLFDAYCAAVSRDAQMRSLATASGWGELFWIDISVAPETLSLIGGRMLLVRMRKKSAFAMPDIAKLESVFSITHAEAAVLAGLVTGHSVEEVATLRQASVLTVRKQVASLLNKMECSRQSELVRLASLL
- a CDS encoding DUF4148 domain-containing protein; amino-acid sequence: MKPVLPFRALIPVALAAFALLSSPASAQPAAASAPTTAAPSPNVTLTRADVERDLAAWKDSGVERQWSGDESPDINSPEYVADYRKYVSTVRPGDMSQPASQSQSPSGSQRRW
- a CDS encoding YjgN family protein, with translation MTQQHLAAAPTSGPAAPSSPQPPPAHDAPVLQVAPVQFNGVARDFFGVWFVNLLLTIVTLGIWSAWATVRTNRWFYGNTVIKSHAFEYHATPLQILKGRLIAVALIALIAAVSYVAPMLELFILVALAFAMPWAINAGLRFSACMTSWSNVRFDFHGSYWRAFGVFLLMPIAAMLTLGLLAPVHSKLLGRYLADGYRYGGFSFACAPRLSTLYRALGRTAALVIGIAAPGLLATYLMCVSAGIPFHIHSLLLAFVLGKGHIVLPSIVSVYAAVFFGGIHYGACVRNELYNRTTIQGGHRLQSRLSPMRYAWILASGFLVTAITLTLAYPWARVRQYRYLAQSVTLLAAPGLDEFISQQRHAPSSFGGEFSELEGFASASSI
- a CDS encoding M48 family metallopeptidase, producing MPAPRPSEPGAIRGRLFRAAAAAHRPATLTQLPDGTLLLLDDETPQLLMPRSLRWSSRIGTTPRRATLPDGSVFETTDNDQVDRLDHGLGRRSAGRLHRLEHIRAHWLALTAASVLVFFVGLRWVIPWLGDTAATFVPHAVEAHIGAGVMDTLDRMMFRPSALPLATRQAVQSVFNDLAAHADDPSGSLRLAFREGGRLVGANALALPGGQIVVTDELVKLAESPDTLAGVLAHEIGHVEHRHGIRRLGRVAGLSVVVMLMTGDVASMTHDIGALGAGLLDLSYSRGFEREADARGVTLTRLAGKDPESLAVLLERLSAGSKDIGEGPSWLSSHPRTEERVRQIRQAR